The following are from one region of the Muntiacus reevesi chromosome 3, mMunRee1.1, whole genome shotgun sequence genome:
- the KRTCAP3 gene encoding keratinocyte-associated protein 3 has translation MNRMKCRRLCAFDAARGPRRLMRVGLALILVGHVNLLLGAVLHGTVLRHVANPRGAVTPEYTTANIISVGSGLLSVSLGLVALLASRNLFRPRLHWALLALALVNLLLSAACSLGLLLAVSLTVANGGRRLIADCHPGLLDPLVPLDQGSGHADCPFDPTKIYDTALALWIPSVFMSAAEAALSAYCCVAALTLRGVGPCRKDGLQEQLEELTELEFPKRKWQENVQLLDQTREIRTSQKSWV, from the exons ACGCGGCCCGGGGCCCCCGGCGGCTCATGCGGGTGGGCCTGGCGCTGATCCTGGTGGGCCACGTGAACCTGCTGCTGGGGGCCGTGCTGCACGGCACCGTCCTGCGGCACGTGGCCAACCCCCGCGGCGCCGTCACCCCGGAGTACACCACCGCCAATATCATCTCCGTGGGCTCAGGGCTGCTG AGCGTTTCTTTGGGACTTGTGGCCCTTCTGGCGTCCAGGAATCTTTTTCGCCCACGACTG CACTGGGCCCTGCTGGCGCTAGCGCTGGTGAACCTTCTCTTGTCTGCTGCCTGCTCCCTGGGCCTCCTCCTCgctgtgtccctcactgtggcCAATGGCGGCCGCCGTCTTATTGCTGACTGCCACCCAGGACTGCTGGATCCTTTGGTACCGCTGGACCAGGGGTCTGGACATGCTGACTGCCCCTTTGACCCCACGAAAATCTAT GACACAGCCTTGGCTCTCTGGATCCCTTCTGTGTTCATGTCTGCAGCCGAGGCTGCTCTCTCTGCTTACTGCTGTGTGGCTGCGCTCACCCTGCGTGGGGTAGGGCCCTGTAGGAAGGATGGGCTGCAGGAGCAG CTGGAGGAGCTGACAGAGCTTGAATTTCCTAAACGTAAATGGCAGGAAAATGTGCAGCTACTGGACCAAACGCGAGAAATCCGGACCTCACAGAAAAGTTGGGTTTAG